In a single window of the Massilia oculi genome:
- the polA gene encoding DNA polymerase I, protein MDNTLLLVDGSSYLYRAYHALPDLRSPDGFPTGAMHGMVNMLRRLRADFPAAYIACVFDAKGKTFRDDLYPEYKATRASMPEDLGKQIEPIHEVVRYMGWPILMVDGVEADDVIGTLAVQATARGMKTVVSTGDKDLAQLVNDKVMLINTMTNERMDEAGVLAKFGVPPNRIIDYLTLVGDTVDNVPGVAKCGPKTAVKWLTLHGSLDGVIENAASIGGAVGANLQAALEWLPKGRELITVKTDCDLVKHVISFEETLVGRPEDAEALRDFFQRYGFKTMLRDLGGAKATDGSVRPAAGSAPGGGPLNSPEGAATLAGMPVIKGEYETILTDEQLDKWLALVDAAELTSVDTETTSLDPMTAEMVGISLSVEVGKGAYIPVAHRYAGAPDQLSREHVLEKMRGWLENPAKPKVGQNLKYDMHIFANHGVTLKGIAHDTLLQSYVFESHKPHDMDTMAMRHLGYTTIPYVDVCGKGAKQICFDQVELARATEYAGEDSDITLRLHQSMLPEVQKDKGLAYIYREIEMPTMEVLHKIERNGVLIDSALLDVQSGELGKRMMELEQQAYEAAGGPFNLGSPKQIGEIFFGKLGLPVIKKTATGAPSTDEEVLQKLAEDYPLPKILLEHRGMSKLKSTYTDKLPKMVNPNTGRVHTNYAQAVAITGRLSSNEPNLQNIPVRNAEGRRIREAFIAAPGHVIVSADYSQIELRIMAHISGDAAMLKAFADGEDIHRATAAEIFGIPPADVQSEQRRYAKVINFGLIYGMSAFGLAGNLGIERAAAANYIERYFARFSGVKQYMDNTRLEAKARGYVETVFGRRLWLPEINSPNGPRRAGAERAAINAPMQGTAADLIKMAMIAVQNWIESDGLGTRMIMQVHDELVLEVPEGELELVRVKLPELMAGVAKLNVPLLAETGVGKNWEEAH, encoded by the coding sequence ATGGACAATACCCTGCTGCTCGTTGACGGTTCCAGTTATCTTTATCGCGCCTACCACGCGCTGCCCGACCTGCGCAGCCCGGACGGCTTCCCGACCGGCGCCATGCACGGCATGGTCAATATGTTGCGCCGCCTGCGCGCCGACTTCCCGGCCGCCTACATCGCCTGCGTGTTCGACGCCAAGGGCAAGACCTTCCGCGACGACCTGTATCCGGAATACAAGGCCACGCGCGCCTCGATGCCGGAAGACCTGGGCAAGCAGATCGAACCGATCCACGAAGTGGTACGCTACATGGGCTGGCCGATCCTGATGGTCGATGGGGTCGAAGCCGATGACGTGATCGGCACCCTGGCGGTGCAGGCGACGGCGCGCGGCATGAAGACCGTGGTCTCGACCGGCGACAAGGACCTGGCTCAATTGGTCAACGACAAGGTCATGCTGATCAATACCATGACCAACGAGCGCATGGACGAAGCGGGCGTGCTGGCCAAGTTCGGCGTGCCGCCAAACCGCATCATCGACTACCTGACCCTGGTCGGCGACACCGTCGACAACGTGCCGGGCGTGGCCAAGTGCGGCCCCAAGACGGCCGTCAAATGGCTGACCCTGCACGGCTCGCTCGATGGCGTGATCGAGAACGCGGCCAGCATCGGGGGCGCCGTCGGCGCCAACCTGCAGGCGGCGCTGGAGTGGCTGCCGAAGGGGCGCGAACTGATCACCGTCAAGACCGACTGCGACCTGGTCAAGCACGTGATTTCGTTCGAGGAAACGCTGGTCGGCCGTCCGGAAGACGCCGAGGCGTTGCGCGACTTTTTCCAGCGTTATGGTTTCAAGACCATGCTGCGCGACCTGGGCGGCGCCAAGGCGACCGATGGCAGCGTGCGTCCGGCCGCCGGCAGCGCGCCGGGCGGCGGGCCGCTCAATTCGCCGGAAGGCGCGGCGACCCTGGCCGGCATGCCGGTCATCAAGGGCGAGTACGAAACCATCCTCACCGACGAGCAGCTGGATAAATGGCTGGCGCTGGTCGACGCTGCGGAGCTGACCTCGGTGGACACCGAAACCACCTCGCTCGACCCGATGACGGCCGAGATGGTCGGCATCTCGTTGTCGGTCGAGGTGGGCAAGGGCGCCTACATCCCCGTAGCGCACCGCTACGCCGGCGCGCCGGACCAGCTGTCGCGCGAGCACGTGCTGGAAAAGATGCGCGGCTGGCTGGAAAATCCGGCCAAGCCGAAGGTGGGCCAGAACCTCAAGTACGATATGCACATCTTCGCCAACCATGGCGTGACCCTGAAAGGCATCGCGCACGACACGCTGCTGCAATCGTACGTGTTCGAGTCGCACAAGCCGCACGATATGGACACGATGGCGATGCGCCACCTGGGCTACACCACGATTCCCTACGTGGACGTGTGCGGCAAGGGCGCCAAGCAGATCTGCTTCGACCAGGTCGAGCTGGCGCGCGCCACCGAGTATGCCGGCGAGGATTCGGACATCACCCTGCGCCTGCATCAGAGCATGCTGCCGGAAGTGCAGAAGGACAAGGGTCTCGCCTATATCTACCGCGAGATCGAGATGCCGACCATGGAAGTGCTGCACAAGATCGAGCGCAACGGCGTGCTGATCGACAGCGCGCTGCTCGATGTGCAGTCGGGCGAACTGGGCAAGCGCATGATGGAGCTGGAACAGCAGGCCTATGAGGCGGCGGGCGGCCCGTTCAACCTGGGTTCGCCGAAACAGATCGGCGAGATCTTCTTCGGCAAGCTCGGCCTGCCGGTGATCAAGAAGACCGCCACCGGCGCGCCGTCGACCGACGAAGAGGTGCTGCAGAAGCTGGCCGAGGATTATCCGCTGCCGAAGATCCTGCTCGAGCACCGCGGCATGTCCAAGCTCAAGTCGACCTATACCGACAAGCTGCCGAAGATGGTCAACCCGAACACTGGCCGCGTGCACACGAATTACGCGCAGGCGGTGGCGATTACCGGCCGCCTGTCGTCGAACGAGCCGAACCTGCAGAACATCCCGGTGCGTAATGCCGAAGGCCGCCGCATCCGCGAAGCCTTCATCGCCGCCCCCGGCCACGTGATCGTCTCGGCCGACTATTCGCAGATCGAGCTGCGCATCATGGCCCACATCTCGGGCGACGCGGCGATGCTCAAGGCTTTCGCCGACGGCGAGGACATCCACCGCGCCACCGCCGCCGAGATCTTCGGCATCCCGCCGGCCGACGTGCAAAGTGAGCAGCGCCGCTACGCCAAGGTGATCAACTTCGGCCTGATCTATGGCATGAGCGCTTTCGGCCTGGCCGGCAACCTGGGCATCGAACGCGCCGCGGCCGCCAACTATATCGAGCGCTATTTCGCGCGCTTCTCGGGCGTGAAGCAGTATATGGACAACACGCGCCTGGAAGCGAAGGCGCGCGGCTACGTCGAGACCGTGTTCGGCCGCCGCCTGTGGCTGCCCGAGATCAATTCGCCGAACGGCCCGCGCCGCGCCGGCGCCGAACGCGCGGCGATCAATGCGCCGATGCAGGGCACGGCGGCCGACCTGATCAAAATGGCGATGATCGCGGTGCAAAACTGGATTGAAAGCGATGGGCTGGGCACGCGCATGATCATGCAGGTGCATGATGAACTGGTGCTCGAAGTGCCGGAAGGCGAGCTGGAACTGGTGCGGGTCAAGCTGCCGGAGCTGATGGCGGGCGTGGCCAAGTTGAATGTGCCGCTGTTGGCCGAGACTGGCGTGGGCAAGAACTGGGAAGAAGCGCACTAA
- a CDS encoding aromatic ring-hydroxylating oxygenase subunit alpha gives MSDLATHAKLARSNAQLPVNVYFDDALLKREMQQLFHNGPRYIGHELMVPETGDFATLASEHEGRMLVRNAGGIEVLSNVCRHRQALMFNGRGNAKNIVCPLHRWTYDLKGELIGAPHFADTPCLNLSKTPLQNWNGLLFEQNGYNVMDKLGKLSVTKDLDFSGYMFDHVEIHECDYNWKTFIEVYLEDYHVEPFHPGLGNFVSCDDLKWEFGSDYSVQTVGVNRALQKAGSPAYKRWQEQVLKFNNGQPPKYGAIWLTLYPNIMVEWYPNVLVVSTLWPDGPQKTRNVVEFYYPEEIVLFEREFVEAERAAYMETAVEDDEIGLRMDAGRKILLARGVNEVGPYQSPMEDGMQHFHEWYRSRIAL, from the coding sequence ATGTCCGATCTGGCTACCCACGCCAAGCTGGCGCGCTCGAACGCACAGCTTCCGGTAAATGTTTATTTTGACGACGCGCTCCTCAAGCGCGAGATGCAGCAACTGTTCCACAATGGCCCGCGCTACATCGGCCATGAATTGATGGTGCCGGAGACCGGGGACTTCGCAACGCTCGCCTCGGAACACGAAGGCCGCATGCTGGTGCGTAACGCCGGCGGCATCGAAGTGCTTTCCAACGTCTGCCGCCACCGCCAGGCGCTGATGTTCAATGGCCGCGGCAATGCGAAGAACATCGTGTGCCCGCTGCACCGCTGGACCTATGACCTGAAGGGCGAATTGATCGGCGCACCGCATTTCGCGGACACCCCGTGCCTGAACCTGTCGAAGACGCCGCTGCAGAACTGGAACGGCCTGCTGTTCGAACAAAACGGCTACAACGTGATGGACAAGCTCGGCAAGCTGTCGGTGACGAAGGACCTCGACTTCTCGGGCTATATGTTCGACCACGTCGAGATCCACGAGTGCGACTACAACTGGAAGACCTTCATCGAGGTCTACCTGGAGGATTACCACGTCGAACCGTTCCACCCGGGCCTGGGCAACTTCGTCTCGTGCGACGACCTGAAATGGGAGTTCGGCAGCGACTACAGCGTCCAGACCGTGGGCGTGAACCGCGCGCTGCAGAAGGCCGGCTCGCCGGCCTATAAACGCTGGCAGGAGCAGGTGCTGAAGTTCAACAACGGCCAGCCGCCCAAGTACGGCGCGATCTGGCTGACGCTGTACCCGAACATCATGGTCGAGTGGTACCCGAACGTGCTGGTGGTGTCGACCCTGTGGCCGGACGGCCCGCAGAAGACCCGCAACGTGGTCGAGTTCTACTACCCCGAAGAGATCGTGCTGTTCGAGCGCGAATTCGTCGAGGCCGAGCGCGCCGCCTACATGGAGACGGCGGTCGAGGACGACGAGATCGGCCTGCGCATGGACGCCGGCCGCAAGATCCTGCTGGCGCGTGGCGTCAACGAGGTCGGTCCCTACCAGTCGCCGATGGAAGACGGCATGCAGCACTTCCATGAGTGGTATCGCAGCAGGATCGCCTTGTAA
- a CDS encoding polyprenyl synthetase family protein, producing the protein MTVQDFSAWTRDVQATVEEALDAFLPPSDRVPHKLHEAMRYTTLGGGKRVRPLLAYAAGALFDAAPQAVARVASAVEMIHVYSLVHDDMPCMDDDALRRGKPTVHVAYDEATALLVGDTLQAQAFEVVAGLDAAAVPPARQLTMVRLLAQAAGSNGMCGGQAIDLDSVGLSLTREQLERMHQLKTGAMLRVSVLLGALAGRDLEPRELEALDAYSAAVGLAFQVVDDVLDATADSATLGKTAGKDAADNKPTYVSILGLEPSRALAEQLRRDAHEALAPFGDKAQRLRELADLIVQRKA; encoded by the coding sequence ATGACGGTCCAGGACTTCAGCGCCTGGACCCGCGATGTCCAGGCCACGGTGGAAGAGGCGCTCGACGCCTTCCTGCCCCCAAGCGACCGCGTGCCGCACAAGCTGCACGAGGCGATGCGCTACACGACGCTCGGCGGCGGCAAGCGCGTGCGCCCGCTGCTGGCGTATGCCGCCGGCGCGCTGTTCGACGCCGCCCCGCAGGCAGTAGCCCGGGTCGCGAGCGCGGTCGAGATGATCCATGTGTATTCGCTGGTGCACGACGACATGCCGTGCATGGACGACGACGCCCTGCGCCGCGGCAAGCCGACGGTGCACGTGGCCTATGACGAAGCGACCGCGCTGCTGGTCGGCGACACCCTGCAGGCGCAAGCCTTCGAGGTGGTGGCCGGCCTTGATGCCGCGGCGGTGCCCCCGGCGCGCCAGCTGACGATGGTGCGCCTGCTGGCGCAGGCGGCCGGCTCGAACGGCATGTGCGGCGGCCAGGCGATCGACCTCGATAGCGTCGGCCTGTCGCTCACCCGCGAACAGCTCGAGCGCATGCACCAGCTCAAGACCGGCGCCATGCTGCGCGTGTCGGTGCTGCTCGGCGCGCTCGCCGGCCGCGACCTGGAGCCGCGCGAACTCGAAGCGCTGGATGCCTATTCCGCCGCGGTGGGACTGGCGTTCCAGGTGGTCGATGACGTGCTCGACGCCACCGCCGATTCGGCCACGCTGGGCAAGACCGCCGGCAAGGACGCGGCCGACAACAAACCGACCTATGTGTCGATCCTCGGGCTGGAGCCATCGCGCGCGCTGGCCGAGCAACTGCGGCGTGACGCGCACGAAGCGCTGGCGCCATTTGGAGACAAAGCACAGCGTCTGCGCGAACTGGCAGACCTGATCGTGCAGCGGAAGGCCTAA
- a CDS encoding exodeoxyribonuclease VII small subunit, whose amino-acid sequence MTADSAPATPAPPQSFEQAMAELAQLVTQMESGALPLEASVAAYARGSELVKYCAAQLEKVESQVKMLEGDMLKPFSDDEATQ is encoded by the coding sequence ATGACAGCGGACAGCGCGCCGGCAACGCCGGCGCCTCCGCAATCCTTCGAGCAGGCGATGGCCGAACTGGCCCAGCTCGTGACACAGATGGAATCCGGGGCCTTGCCGCTGGAAGCCTCGGTCGCGGCCTATGCGCGCGGCTCCGAACTGGTCAAGTACTGCGCGGCCCAGCTCGAAAAAGTCGAGTCCCAGGTCAAGATGCTCGAAGGCGACATGCTCAAGCCATTCAGCGACGACGAGGCAACGCAATGA
- a CDS encoding CPBP family intramembrane glutamic endopeptidase produces MRSATIKAISTPSEAPDRAGLSRFAFVRTLLASLAVCVPVALVLVPAAQIADKSLRMHWPPLLAALLGLSGYFLYVRRIERRFPAELAGAGWPREALAGALIGTLLFLAALGLAAAIGDYHFLGTGGWDRLAKTVTEMIFVATIEEVLFRGVLFRIPERSLGTWWAMLLSAVFFALAHVPNHDVTVLAVINTALAGVLFTAAYLATRRLWLPIGMHFAWNLIPAGILSLPNSGNPGRGLLQGELSGPQWITGGAYGIEGSVITLVLFGVASLWLLRRAMRAGHLVARPGAVKAPA; encoded by the coding sequence ATGCGCAGCGCCACGATAAAAGCCATCTCGACACCGTCGGAAGCTCCCGACCGCGCCGGACTAAGCCGTTTCGCCTTCGTACGCACCTTGCTGGCGTCGCTCGCCGTATGCGTCCCGGTCGCACTGGTGTTGGTACCGGCTGCCCAGATCGCCGACAAGAGTCTGCGCATGCACTGGCCGCCGCTGCTGGCGGCGCTGCTGGGGCTGTCTGGCTACTTCCTCTACGTGCGGCGGATCGAGCGCCGTTTCCCTGCCGAACTGGCCGGCGCCGGGTGGCCGCGCGAGGCGCTGGCCGGCGCTCTGATCGGTACCTTGCTGTTCCTGGCCGCGCTTGGACTGGCGGCAGCGATCGGCGACTATCATTTCCTGGGTACCGGGGGCTGGGACCGGCTGGCCAAGACCGTGACCGAGATGATCTTCGTCGCCACGATTGAGGAAGTGCTGTTCCGTGGGGTGCTGTTCCGGATACCGGAGCGGTCCCTTGGCACTTGGTGGGCAATGCTGTTGTCAGCGGTTTTTTTCGCACTGGCCCATGTTCCGAACCATGACGTCACCGTACTGGCGGTGATCAATACCGCGCTGGCCGGTGTGCTGTTCACTGCCGCCTACCTGGCGACGCGTCGCCTGTGGTTGCCGATCGGGATGCATTTCGCCTGGAATCTGATCCCGGCCGGCATTCTGTCGCTGCCGAACTCGGGCAATCCAGGGCGCGGCTTGCTACAGGGCGAACTGAGCGGCCCGCAGTGGATCACGGGCGGCGCCTACGGCATCGAGGGATCGGTCATCACCCTGGTCTTGTTTGGCGTGGCGAGCCTGTGGCTGCTGCGGCGCGCGATGCGCGCCGGCCATCTGGTGGCGCGTCCAGGCGCCGTGAAAGCGCCAGCATGA
- a CDS encoding DMT family transporter: MASLWMLYASFAFAAMGAGVKLASEFYSTSELLMYRGLIGSVILLLMVRRQGGTFKTDFGKAHLWRSLVGVTSLWLWFFAIGRLPLATAMTLNYMAPIWIAAGMFAMGWWTRTKHAEWPLVVAIASSFFGVTMVLQPAVESEQWLGGLAGVCSSMISAMAYMQVRKLGQLGEPEYRVVFYFSLTTTLVGLAATVAGDGPQGALFHAHTMYGALLLLGIGGAALIAQMCMTRAYRVGKVLVVANLQYTGIVFSTLWGLILWGDAFDWHVWLGIGVILLSGLAATFYNTRKTARGAVVKDQDPVVSES, from the coding sequence ATGGCTTCCCTCTGGATGTTGTACGCCAGCTTCGCGTTCGCCGCCATGGGCGCGGGCGTGAAGCTGGCTTCCGAGTTCTATTCCACGTCAGAACTCCTGATGTACCGGGGCCTGATCGGCAGCGTCATCCTGCTGCTCATGGTGCGCCGCCAGGGCGGCACTTTTAAAACGGATTTTGGCAAGGCCCACCTGTGGCGCAGCCTGGTTGGCGTGACCTCGCTGTGGCTGTGGTTCTTCGCGATCGGCCGCCTGCCGCTGGCCACCGCGATGACGCTCAACTACATGGCCCCGATCTGGATCGCGGCCGGGATGTTCGCCATGGGCTGGTGGACCAGGACCAAGCATGCCGAATGGCCGCTGGTGGTGGCGATCGCCTCCAGCTTCTTCGGCGTGACCATGGTGCTGCAGCCGGCGGTCGAGAGCGAGCAGTGGCTGGGCGGCCTGGCCGGCGTGTGCTCGTCGATGATCTCGGCGATGGCCTATATGCAGGTGCGTAAGCTCGGCCAGCTGGGCGAGCCCGAGTACCGCGTGGTGTTCTACTTCTCGCTGACCACGACCCTGGTCGGCCTGGCCGCCACCGTGGCCGGCGACGGGCCTCAGGGCGCGCTATTCCATGCGCATACGATGTACGGCGCCCTGCTGCTGCTGGGGATCGGCGGCGCCGCCCTGATCGCCCAGATGTGCATGACCCGCGCCTACCGCGTGGGCAAGGTGCTGGTGGTGGCCAACCTGCAGTACACCGGCATCGTCTTCTCCACCCTGTGGGGCCTGATCCTGTGGGGCGACGCCTTCGACTGGCATGTGTGGCTGGGCATCGGCGTGATCCTGCTCTCGGGACTGGCCGCGACGTTCTACAATACCCGCAAGACGGCGCGCGGCGCCGTCGTCAAGGACCAGGACCCCGTGGTCAGCGAATCGTAG
- a CDS encoding dienelactone hydrolase family protein: MKDLVNDAHSLLGASAYDDGVKRRDFLKAAVGTGFAAAALPVVAQTQIQTDAEGLDAADSILVIEGQDVPVYRAQPRGKTNVPVILVVSEIFGVHEHIKDVARRFAKQGYMAIAPDLFVRQGDATKAPNTAELIKNIVSKTPDAQVMSDLDTVVAWAKQRGGDTTKLGITGFCWGGRITWLYAAHNLDVKAGVAWYGRLVGEATPMTPKHPIDVAQNLKVPVLGLYGGKDNGIPLDTVKRMQAALDKGNSRSTIHVYPDADHAFHADYRPNYNEADAKDGWNRALAWFRKHGVA, translated from the coding sequence ATGAAAGATCTCGTCAACGATGCCCACAGCCTGCTGGGCGCCAGCGCCTATGACGACGGCGTGAAGCGGCGCGACTTCTTGAAGGCGGCGGTCGGCACCGGTTTCGCCGCGGCCGCGCTGCCGGTGGTCGCGCAAACCCAGATCCAGACCGATGCCGAAGGCCTCGACGCGGCCGACAGCATCCTCGTCATCGAGGGCCAGGATGTGCCCGTTTACCGCGCCCAGCCGCGCGGCAAGACCAACGTCCCGGTGATTCTGGTGGTGTCCGAGATCTTCGGCGTGCATGAACACATCAAGGACGTGGCGCGTCGCTTCGCCAAACAGGGTTATATGGCGATCGCGCCCGACCTGTTCGTGCGCCAGGGCGATGCGACCAAGGCGCCCAATACCGCAGAACTGATCAAGAACATCGTTTCGAAGACGCCGGACGCGCAGGTCATGTCCGACCTCGACACCGTGGTGGCCTGGGCCAAGCAGCGCGGCGGCGACACCACCAAGCTGGGGATCACCGGTTTCTGCTGGGGCGGCCGCATCACCTGGCTGTATGCGGCGCACAACCTCGACGTCAAGGCCGGCGTGGCCTGGTATGGCCGGCTGGTGGGCGAGGCGACGCCGATGACCCCGAAGCACCCGATCGACGTCGCCCAGAACCTCAAGGTGCCGGTGCTGGGCCTGTACGGCGGCAAGGACAACGGCATCCCGCTCGATACGGTCAAGCGCATGCAGGCCGCCCTCGACAAGGGCAACAGCCGCTCGACGATCCACGTGTATCCGGACGCCGACCACGCCTTCCACGCCGACTACCGCCCGAACTACAACGAGGCCGACGCCAAGGACGGCTGGAACCGCGCGCTGGCCTGGTTCCGCAAGCACGGCGTGGCCTGA
- a CDS encoding MarR family winged helix-turn-helix transcriptional regulator — protein MKRGLGTQLRHLLELLDGAVEQSYLDAGLDYRPRFTPVMRALIEREPMTIGEIAASAGITQPAATQTVGLMVKQGLLSACVGEHDGRQKMVRLSDAGRAMAPRIRHCWQATAAAADSLDAQLPYSLSQALDDAISALEQRSFGERIRAAEGGPDDQA, from the coding sequence ATGAAGCGCGGGCTGGGCACACAGTTGCGCCACCTTCTCGAACTGCTCGATGGCGCGGTTGAGCAGTCATACCTCGATGCGGGGCTGGATTACCGGCCGCGCTTCACGCCGGTGATGCGCGCGCTGATCGAGCGCGAGCCGATGACGATTGGCGAGATCGCCGCCAGCGCCGGGATCACCCAGCCGGCAGCCACCCAGACCGTGGGCCTGATGGTCAAGCAGGGTTTGCTCAGTGCCTGCGTGGGTGAGCACGATGGCCGCCAGAAAATGGTCCGGTTGTCCGACGCCGGCCGCGCCATGGCGCCGCGCATCCGGCACTGCTGGCAAGCGACGGCGGCCGCGGCGGATAGCCTCGATGCGCAACTACCTTACTCCCTGTCGCAGGCGCTGGACGACGCCATCTCCGCCCTCGAACAACGTTCATTCGGCGAGCGCATCCGTGCCGCCGAAGGTGGGCCTGACGATCAGGCATGA
- a CDS encoding sulfurtransferase has translation MFKTLISASQLAAHIDDPKWVVVDCRHDLVNLAAGRDGYAAGHLPNAAFADIETVLSGAKRGPDGVFLGRHPLPGKEALAQALREFGIDDDTQVVAYDAHGGMFAARLWWLLRWLGHEAVAVLDGGMAAWQALGQPLSTETPTRPGGSLTVRAPFVPTVTVREVMDNLESGQRIVIDARAADRFRGENETIDPVGGHIPGAKNRFFKDNLQADGRFKDAGQLRAEFGALVDDPERAIMQCGSGVTACHNLLALEVAGMPGASLYPGSWSEWVGDPARPVAKGAD, from the coding sequence ATGTTCAAGACCCTGATTTCGGCCAGCCAGCTGGCCGCCCATATCGACGACCCGAAGTGGGTCGTGGTGGACTGCCGCCACGACCTGGTGAACCTCGCCGCCGGCCGTGACGGCTATGCCGCCGGCCACCTGCCGAACGCGGCGTTCGCCGACATCGAGACCGTGCTGTCGGGCGCCAAGCGCGGGCCTGACGGCGTGTTCCTCGGCCGCCATCCCCTACCGGGGAAGGAAGCGCTGGCGCAAGCCCTGCGCGAATTCGGCATCGACGACGACACGCAAGTGGTCGCCTACGACGCCCACGGCGGCATGTTCGCGGCGCGCCTGTGGTGGCTGCTGCGCTGGCTGGGTCACGAGGCGGTCGCGGTGCTCGATGGCGGCATGGCGGCCTGGCAGGCGCTGGGCCAGCCCCTGTCGACCGAGACGCCCACCAGACCGGGCGGCAGCCTGACCGTGCGCGCGCCTTTCGTGCCCACGGTGACGGTGCGCGAGGTGATGGACAACCTGGAGAGCGGCCAGCGCATCGTGATCGACGCCCGCGCGGCCGACCGCTTCCGCGGCGAAAACGAAACCATCGACCCGGTGGGTGGCCACATCCCGGGCGCGAAGAACCGCTTCTTCAAGGACAACCTGCAGGCCGATGGCCGCTTCAAGGATGCTGGTCAGCTGCGCGCGGAGTTCGGCGCCCTGGTCGACGATCCAGAGCGCGCCATCATGCAGTGCGGTTCGGGCGTGACCGCCTGCCACAACCTGCTGGCGCTGGAAGTGGCGGGCATGCCGGGCGCCAGCCTGTATCCGGGCTCGTGGAGCGAGTGGGTAGGCGATCCGGCGCGGCCGGTCGCGAAAGGCGCGGATTGA
- a CDS encoding ZIP family metal transporter: MIAGVVSISGAALFSFALLSKVVEKMVSLSVGIMLATSLLHALPEAFESGADIKSLFATLLAGLLAFFLLEKVALLRHSHLHEGDGHHHAHGHDAREAGKSGWMILLGDGMHNFTDGILIAAAFLADPEVGIVTALAIVAHEIPQEIGDFIVLLNAGFSRLRAYVFNLLCSLLAVAGGLLGYFTLDQASGLIPYVLVFASSGFIYIAVSDLMPQMQRRATLKETVPQVFLIGLGVAIVVALHAF, encoded by the coding sequence GTGATCGCCGGCGTCGTCAGCATTTCCGGGGCTGCGCTTTTCTCGTTCGCCCTGCTGTCGAAAGTGGTCGAAAAGATGGTCAGCCTGTCGGTCGGCATCATGCTGGCGACGTCGCTGCTGCACGCGCTGCCCGAAGCCTTCGAATCGGGCGCCGACATCAAGAGCCTGTTCGCCACCCTGCTGGCGGGCCTGCTGGCCTTCTTCTTGCTGGAAAAGGTGGCGTTGCTGCGCCATTCGCACCTCCACGAGGGTGACGGACACCACCACGCCCACGGCCATGACGCGCGCGAAGCCGGCAAGTCGGGCTGGATGATCCTGCTCGGCGACGGCATGCACAACTTCACCGACGGCATCCTGATCGCGGCGGCCTTCCTGGCCGACCCGGAAGTGGGCATCGTGACCGCGCTGGCCATCGTCGCCCACGAGATCCCGCAGGAGATCGGCGACTTCATCGTCCTGCTCAACGCCGGCTTCTCGCGCCTGCGCGCCTATGTGTTCAACCTGCTGTGCAGCCTGCTGGCGGTGGCGGGCGGCCTGCTGGGCTACTTCACGCTGGACCAGGCCAGCGGCCTGATTCCCTACGTGCTGGTGTTCGCGTCGTCGGGCTTCATCTATATCGCGGTGAGCGACCTGATGCCGCAGATGCAGCGCCGGGCGACGCTGAAGGAGACGGTGCCGCAGGTGTTCCTGATCGGGCTGGGCGTGGCGATCGTGGTGGCGCTGCACGCGTTCTAA